The following coding sequences are from one Musa acuminata AAA Group cultivar baxijiao chromosome BXJ1-6, Cavendish_Baxijiao_AAA, whole genome shotgun sequence window:
- the LOC135677234 gene encoding ATP-dependent zinc metalloprotease FTSH 8, mitochondrial-like: protein MIFSKIARPISRSSRCRSGHGWLPSGFGVKSGCSREALLQDPICHGDNGGLRSLRGYLTSVGAHRTLGERNHLADWRFFSANPSFRRFFSSESPNKKNYENYYPKDKKEIPKANENNESDSKEDSNADDSGSLKENLMKALQGYVAPLLFMGLLFSSSSFGSSDQKEISFLEFKNKLLEPGLVDHIVVSNKSVAKIYVRSSARLSNQTKDDQMQETTTPAPPAHSASQFKYYFNIGSIESFEEKLEEAQEALGIDPHEYVPVRYVSEVNWFQELLRYAPTAFLVGLIYFMGRRIQGGIGGGVGKGNRGIFNIGKAQVTRMDKNSKNKIFFKDVAGCDEAKQEIMEFVHFLKNPKKYEELGAKIPKGALLVGPPGTGKTLLAKAAAGESGVPFLSISGSDFMEMFVGVGPSRVRNLFAEARQCAPSMIFIDEIDAIGRARGRGGFSGSNDERESTLNQLLVEMDGFGTTSGVVVLAGTNRPDILDKALLRPGRFDRQIALDKPDIKGREQIFRIYLKKIKLDKDPSYYSQRLAALTPGFAGADIANVCNEAALIAARNEGTQVTMQHFEAAIDRIIGGLEKKNKVISKLERRTVAYHESGHAVAGWFLEHAEPLLKVTIVPRGTAALGFAQYVPSENLLLTKEQLFDMTCMTLGGRASEEVLLGKISTGAQNDLEKVTKMTYAQVAVYGFSSKVGLLSFPQRDDTLEMTKPYSSKTGAIIDEEVREWVSKAYEKTVALIKEHKDHVIQIAELLLEKEVLHQEDLVRVLGERPFVSSEPTNYDKFIQGFQDEDNTSNNLPEDAALEDDGSSPLNGEVVPT from the exons ATGATCTTTTCTAAGATCGCGCGTCCTATCTCTCGATCTTCGCGTTGCCGATCCGGACAT GGATGGCTGCCGAGCGGTTTTGGCGTGAAGTCTGGATGCTCAAGAGAAGCCCTATTGCAAGATCCGATCTGTCATGGGGATAATGGAGGATTGAGGTCTCTGAGGGGCTATTTGACCTCCGTCGGAGCTCATAGAACCCTCGGAGAAAGAAATCACCTGGCTGATTGGAGATTCTTTTCGGCAAATCCAAGTTTTAGGCGGTTCTTTTCAAGTGAATCACCCAATAAGAAGA ATTATGAGAACTACTATCCGAAGGATAAGAAAGAAATTCCAAAAGCAAATGAGAACAACGAATCGGATTCAAAAG AGGATTCAAATGCGGATGATTCAGGAAGTTTGAAGGAGAATCTCATGAAGGCTTTGCAGGGTTATGTTGCTCCATTACTTTTTATGGGGTTGctgttttcttcctcttcttttggcTCCTCTGACCAGAAAGAG ATCAGTTTCCTAGAGTTTAAGAACAAGCTGCTGGAACCTGGCTTAGTCGATCACATTGTTGTGTCAAACAAATCAGTTGCAAAAATTTATGTCAGGAGCTCTGCACGATTAAGCAACCAAACCAAAGACGATCAAATGCAGGAAACAACAACACCTGCCCCTCCTGCACATTCTGCTAGCCAGTTCAAATATTACTTTAATATTGGAAGTATTGAATCCTTTGAAGAAAAGTTGGAGGAAGCTCAGGAAGCCTTGGGGATAGATCCTCATGAATATGTTCCTGTCAGATATGTATCTGAAGTAAATTGGTTCCAAGAATTACTCAGATATGCACCCACTGCATTTCTTGTGGGGCTTATCTACTTCATGGGGCGGAGAATACAGGGTGGAATTGGTGGTGGTGTTGGCAAGGGGAATCGTGGAATATTTAACATAGGAAAAGCCCAAGTGACTAGGATGGATAAGAACTCTAAAAATAAG ATATTTTTCAAAGATGTGGCTGGCTGTGATGAAGCCAAGCAAGAAATTATGGAATTTGTGCACTTCTTAAAGAATCCCAAGAAGTATGAGGAACTTGGAGCCAAGATTCCGAAAGGTGCTCTTCTTGTAGGTCCTCCAGGCACAGGGAAAACACTTTTAGCAAAAGCTGCAGCCGGTGAATCTGGTGTGCCCTTTCTGTCCATATCTGGTTCAGATTTCATGGAAATGTTTGTAGGAGTTGGACCTTCCAGGGTGAGAAACTTATTTGCTGAAGCCAGACAATGTGCTCCAAGCATGATTTTCATAGATGAGATAGATGCGATCGGTCGAGCAAGAGGCCGTGGAGGATTCTCAGGTTCCAATGACGAACGTGAAAGTACTCTTAATCAGTTACTCGTGGAGATGGATGGATTTGGGACAACATCTGGTGTTGTTGTGCTAGCTGGCACCAATCGCCCGGACATTTTGGATAAGGCTTTGTTGAGACCGGGAAGGTTTGATCGTCAAATTGCTCTTGATAAGCCTGACATAAAAGGCCGTGAGCAGATATTCCGTATTTATCTTAAGAAGATTAAGCTTGATAAAGACCCATCTTATTACTCTCAAAGACTAGCAGCCCTTACGCCTGGTTTTGCTGGAGCTGACATCGCTAACGTTTGCAATGAGGCTGCTTTAATTGCTGCAAGAAATGAGGGAACACAGGTCACTATGCAGCATTTTGAAGCTGCTATTGACAGAATAATTGGTGGTTTGGAGAAAAAAAATAAG GTAATCAGCAAGCTGGAACGGCGAACCGTTGCTTATCATGAATCAGGTCATGCTGTTGCTGGATGGTTCTTAGAACATGCAGAACCCTTGCTCAAAGTTACAATAGTTCCACGTGGAACTGCAGCACTGGGCTTTGCTCAATATGTGCCAAGTGAAAACCTCTTATTGACCAAAGAGCAGCTCTTTGACATGACATGCATGACACTGGGTGGGCGTGCATCTGAAGAG GTTCTGTTGGGGAAGATTTCTACTGGAGCCCAAAATGACCTCGAGAAAGTGACCAAGATGACCTACGCTCAGGTGGCAGTTTACGGTTTCAGCAGCAAAGTTGGGCTCCTTTCGTTCCCCCAGAGAGACGATACACTCGAGATGACCAAGCCTTATAGCAGCAAGACTGGGGCCATCATCGATGAAGAGGTGAGAGAATGGGTATCGAAAGCCTATGAGAAAACTGTTGCATTGATAAAGGAGCACAAGGATCACGTTATCCAGATTGCTGAGCTGCTATTGGAGAAGGAGGTGCTGCATCAAGAAGACTTGGTCCGAGTCCTAGGGGAACGCCCGTTCGTATCTAGCGAACCAACAAACTACGATAAGTTCATTCAAGGTTTTCAAGACGAGGATAACACAAGCAACAATCTTCCAGAGGATGCAGCATTGGAGGATGATGGTTCATCACCGCTCAATGGGGAAGTTGTGCCGACGTAG
- the LOC103974425 gene encoding probable WRKY transcription factor 49, giving the protein MIESHSTLLLSSPMEEVEGTEVNWFDDFYCSQLELLRELQAQESPRFMESQPDAPHESVIDKLISALYSNPAIGDVESAVSVTFQNGDSHGRCNSQPILCSPDKGLGRMDHKFTIKIKTCENGLADDGYKWRKYGQKSIKNSPNPRSYYRCTNPRCNAKKQVERSMEDPETLIVTYEGLHLHYTYSHLLLSGSSQYYYSDTDLHVAKKLKCQSMAEVADAPAQPPTRSTSTIEPRKLQPAADGAVLLGSADASLRHGFLDDVLRSSEGLLEDVVPLVVRKPCNSTTSSFDAFPLSPASSPSYSSLPLTTNSSHLDLGTLSSIM; this is encoded by the exons ATGATAGAGTCACACTCCACTCTTCTCTTATCAAGTCCGATGGAGGAAGTCGAAGGAACAGAGGTCAACTGGTTTGACGATTTTTACTGTTCTCAGCTGGAGTTGTTGAGGGAGCTGCAGGCTCAGGAGAGCCCTCGGTTCATGGAATCCCAACCTGATGCGCCACATGAATCGGTCATCGACAAGCTCATCTCTGCTCTCTATTCCAACCCAGCGATCGGCGACGTAGAAAGCGCAGTCTCTGTGACCTTTCAGAACGGCGACTCCCATGGCCGGTGTAATTCTCAACCCAT ACTTTGCTCACCGGACAAGGGTCTGGGAAGGATGGATCACAAGTTCACAATCAAAATCAAGACCTGTGAGAATGGGCTTGCTGATGATGGTTACAAATGGAGGAAATATGGGCAGAAATCCATCAAGAACAGCCCCAATCCAAG GAGCTACTACAGGTGCACCAACCCGAGATGCAATGCCAAGAAGCAGGTGGAGAGGTCCATGGAAGATCCAGAGACGCTCATCGTCACATACGAGGGCCTCCACCTCCACTACACCTACTCACATCTCCTCCTCAGTGGGTCGTCGCAGTACTACTACTCCGACACCGACCTCCACGTCGCGAAGAAGCTCAAGTGCCAGTCCATGGCGGAGGTCGCGGACGCACCGGCGCAACCCCCAACACGGAGCACATCGACGATCGAGCCTCGCAAGTTGCAACCTGCAGCGGATGGAGCAGTACTTCTGGGAAGTGCTGATGCGAGTCTGCGGCATGGATTTCTTGACGATGTGTTGCGGAGCTCAGAAGGACTCCTGGAAGATGTTGTGCCGTTGGTGGTGAGAAAGCCATGCAACTCCACCACCTCGTCCTTCGACGCTTTTCCTTTATCCCCGGCATCTTCTCCATCCTACTCTTCCCTGCCATTAACCACCAACTCTTCTCACCTAGATCTGGGTACTCTCTCCTCCATCATGTGA